The genomic stretch ttgatttgaaaattcaCCTTTTAAAGGGAATTTTTATAGGaatattgtttatttttagtaagAGAATATTCCAATTCGAAATTGGTATTGCAAGATGAATCGGCAGATTATTTTTTAAACAATGGGGTAGGATTCCAAAACCAAAGTTCAGTTTTGTTTTCAATCAAGAACTAGAAGGCAAGGGATTTGGTgtatctttttttccttcttttNNNNNNNNNNNNNNNNNNNNNNNNNNNNNNNNNNNNNNNNNNNNNNNNNNNNNNNNNNNNNNNNNNNNNNNNNNNNNNNNNNNNNNNNNNNNNNNNNNNNNNNNNNNNNNNNNNNNNNNNNNNNNNNNNNNNNNNNNNNNNNNNNNNNNNNNNNNNNNNNNNNNNNNNNNNNNNNNNNNNNNNNNNNNNNNNNNNNNNNNNNNNNNNNNNNNNNNNNNNNNNNNNNNNNNNNNNNNNNNNNNNNNNNNNNNNNNNNNNNNNNNNNNNNTTTTTAAGGAATTGTTATACGCCGAGATTTTCAACCTCAAGAAGAGGTAAGCTGTTAGAAATTCAGTAAGAGACTTGCTGCAAACTAATATGAGAATTGAGTTTCTCATAAGCAGACCATATTATTTAAGGGAATGTCATTAGCATTGAAGAGTACATAACTAAATAAGtaaaagatggaaaaaaaagatgctcaatTTGAGTCCAAGAGGATAGGCCGCCCAAACTCTTAAAGAGACTTACGAAATGAAGACATGCCAAGTATTCTCAAAGATTTCACCATATGTAATTCCCCCAATAACTGATATTATTATAATGAAAATGGCATTCGTGAAATAGTCCAAGCCTTCCGGAGGTAGGGGCAAAATAGTCGGATTGTCTTCTTTATAGAATACCACATTGAATAAATCTTATTGGTGAAAAATTTTGTGGAAGCTTCATATCCACCCTAAGTTCAAAATCTTTGTTTGGAGACTCTTCCATAATGGTCTACCCACCAAAGTAACCTTTCCAAATGGCTAGGTGTAGATAATGTGTGTGTTctctataaaaaggaaactaaaacgTAATGGCATCTTCTTAACATGTgacttttcagaaaaaatgttTTGGCTGTAGTGCTGAGTTTGAGAACTGAAAGGTTTTCTAGTACCTCCATTTTGAGTATGATCGTATCTATTTTATGATGTTACGAGTCGGTTTTTGAGCATCATTTCTATTTCACCTTGATCCATAGGAACCAGATCTTCAATTATCCCCATTGCCTTCTTCTCCCCACTATTCTCCATAGCTTATAGTTCATAATTCCCACCCTATACCCTATTTAGTGAAAAGGTTAGTTCAATCGCTTTGAGGAATTACTTTTAACTTGAATCAGTATCTCCTACATAGGGCGATATCAAGCCTTCTATGCGATATCGATCTGATGTTTAGTGAATCTATTCAACTAGCCCTTAAGCTAATCATTCCTGCCTGCTTATTGATACTGTCTCTAATATTAGATTACAGACCTGGCTGCCACAGATCATCCCATCATTATATTTGTTGGTAGTTTTAATCATGTGTTTAAGGAGGTAGGATATGCATCTTCTGTTACCTATCAAAATTAGTTTATTTTTATTGGCtacattttggcatcataggaTGTATGAGACTCAAGACAAAAGCCAAGAAGACTTCCCCAAGGGATCAAAAGAGCATTGCACAGGACTCCAAAGAGGGTGTATGTTCATACATCATTGTTCGAAGTGGCATAAAAGAAGTGTTGTCCAGAGATTCATCTCCGGACTTCAATTTTATATTCTTTGCTCTTATATGAAGCTGTATATgcttataaaaattttaaacaaaaGCTGCAGACACAGGTCAAAACAAGTCCTTATTAATGCATTTATGAAATTACAAACCAGGCTAATACATGCCAACAAAGACCCTAAGAGTTCATCCCGGTACATAACAAATAAGGCCCGGGCTATACACAAATACATGGCTAGAAATCCATTAATGTAAAAATTGTTTTACCATAAAAGTAAACCATGCACTAGCAACTGCCATAAGGGATTACAGCTCATGCCCAGAAGACAAACACAGTCCTCCGAACCTTCAATGAAGATGTTTCATTTTCCCATTCCAAGAAGttgccaaaagaaaaacaactcaTTCAACTTGAACACAAGACAGCACGTTTGAAATGGACTATGAAGTTTCTAGAAGACGGTAGATTGTAATTTCTTGTTGCTTGAAATACCGTCTGTCTTCTTCATCCACAATGACAAGATTCAAATAATATTTCACACTGAACTTGTTATTGATGTTGCGATATGTTGGTGTCAGTTCATACGGGCTTAGAAACAATCTGATTGGTATTGATTCTCCTGCATAAATAAAGGACATGTAAGACAGTCGCTTGACGGGTAACATTAGTCCCTGTAAATGTAGCCTTATTTGAAGAGTCCGATCAAGCAGAGCATAAAATATGAGCAAGTATAGCATCATACATAGATAAACATGCATGCTGTAAGACCCACTGTTGAACACTGGCCGAATGACCTGAGCCATAAACCTGTTTATAAGATCCAAACTATCTGATATGGTTCAATTAGTTTTGGCATGTCTAACCACTATTTCCAGCCGCAGAAAAGATAGATAGATGGGGTAGTTAGGATAATCAAAAGCAGACCAATTTTCACCAATAGATCTAAGTGGAACACATCAAATAGCAGTTTTGACCCAGGGTACATGTGTGGTGCAATGCTAGCTCCGTAATAGACTCCCTGTTGCTCTTAAATAATATAGAATCTTCTAACCACCTCTCCACGTGAGAAATATGACCAGTTCACAGAAAGACACTAGGAGCATATGTTATCAGATCTACTTATAGAGCCTTAAGTATGGCACTGAACATACCTCTCACAGGAGCACCATCCATCAGCTCAAATTTTGCGAGGGTCTCTGTTTCAACGTAAGTGTTGGGCCCTGATCCTGTTGATTCTCGGCGTCTGATCTCAAGCTCCATATTCTTAATCTTGATTCttacaagaagaaaatatattttaccaATAATAACATCCTTCAGATGATACCTGATCGTGATCATCCAACAACCACAGAAAGAGAGCATATTAATTAAAGCAGTCAAACAGGATATAGACCAGAAATCAGATGATAGAAAGGCAAACAAAAACTACATAATAGGATTAGTCCAAAGGACTTACTTGCTTTTaccgtactcaaattcaatatgTAGGCAATCTTCAATTCCAACTTCCATCTAGGAAGGCAGTACATCACAACAAAATGCAAAACAAAATTAATACCTCAACTGGATGATTCATTTACAGAATTAGTAACAGCATGTGCAGAAATCACATAGATAAGCACACTTATTATAGCAACTCTGTCCAATTATTTCTCTGTGTTGCGGTCACAATCCTACCTGAGTTGAAAATGGGTGCAAATGCCCTAAGATTTTAGTTGATTTGTTTTCATGGggtattttttcatttattaaattCTGAATCTCTTTGACCCTCTGTTTATATCTATATTCTCATGAAGAGTAATTACCTAGACAATCTACTAATGATGCTCCAAGTAGCCTCCAAGATGATGACAATCTGCATCTTAGATGGAATTTGGTCCAGATTCTTGAAAACACTTCCAGATGCCAGAATCAGGTTCCGGGTAGCATCTCGAAGTGTTTTCGCAGTAGTTCTGCAAGCCCAGAAACATAGCTGTTGGCATCCAGGTGGTTTTGTAGGGGTCAAGGACTCAAGGCGAATGTCGCCTTAGTGTAAGGCACTGGCCTGGCTAGTCTGGCACGTGATCTGGCAGGTCTGGCTAGTCTAGCACTTGATCCGACACTTAATAATATTTAAGTAGATGATTTTATATCTTCATTTACTTacgatattattcataaataagcaaacaccCCTACTTGagtccaataaaaaaaaattccaaaaggaaaaaaattcaatccCCTAGtgcaagaacaaaaactggaatttttgtaataaaagcgattttcaactttcaaatgccgGGGTTTCTTCCAAAcctaaaaattctataaatctTATTATAGTAAAACATAGCTAAAACCCAAAAGTGCCGTAAGTTTGTTCTGTTGTCCATAACTTTATTTTCATTCGGGTGATATTTAACAACATTCGCGCACCTTGACTAGAACATAACTTTGTGATTAAAGCAATTGTGGAttagttggaaagctggttttgtgctctacctaatacaaaaagtctcatataaaaataaaatcagttGACCAGTTGAACTTATAATAGagcaagaacatttctctaaatgttgatttttagaaacagcctctcctgctgTGGCGGGGGTTAAGGTTGTGCACACTTGCCCATCCCAGACCCTGgagtagtgggagccttgtgtACTAGGTTACTCTTCTtctgatgtggcttaatgttgatttttgatgacttgaggtggcttaatgttaattttttaaaatatagagTATATTTagtatactaaataatgttagaaaagataacaCTTGGGCGCCTTGGTTACGCCTAGGCAGGTGCCTTGTTGTCTTAGTGCTTAGGCACTACTCCACCGCCTTGACAACTCTGATTAGAAATAGGCATCTTGCCTATTCTTTGTATCTTCCACTTAATTCTCTCCCCTAGTTTCTTATGTATCATCTTTAGATCTTTGTTTCTTCCCTCCCTTAGTGTTTTAATGTATTCTCCCTTTTTGCTAGTCGTTTCCCCCCCCCGGTTTTTTATGTaccatccaatttttttttccagtttggGTCTTTTCCCTTGGCTAGCCTTCTTGGCTATTGTTCTGTGTtcgctttctttttctctttaatataattttccattcacccataaaaaaataaaaataaaaataaaaaggttctGCAAAGCATTTCTCTCTACCAGATATGAACAAATCCCAGAATCAAAAACTCATTTGGCAGCAGCCATTTTCTTGGACCCAATAATGCACATCAAACAGAGTATGCATTTTCCACAACTTTTATGAAGTCCCCCCAAAACATTGAATTTCTAAGATACAAAGGCATGGCCTTGAAAATTTCAGATCCTAACTCTATTctgcttttgattttgattatgcAAAGCTGTTTCTCTTAAAGCAAACAAACTTGTTATAACATAGAATCAAATTCTGAAACCATTTTGCATGGCAGGTGGTAgcattgggtttttttttgggttggggggggNNNNNNNNNNNNNNNNNNNNGGTATGTGCATTACAATCACATTTACATAAATATATCTAAATAAATAGTACCATGAGTTGGGGGAAGAGGAGGAGtaatgcagattaatcaccaaaataggcttgttttattaggaataagcttatgGTTGGTTTCCacacatgttgggcctttgatcccatgtgttttgattgtattgggccacttttatgggtccaaaagaggggctctaagattgagtacgggattgcTAGTTGGTTTCCCTTTTAGGTTGGCTTGATGgggtttatttagtttctaatttcagcattatttaattttcaaattcagTACTtacttagtttctaatttcagtacttgtaattcctagtttctatttacAGTTTTAATAACtagaagagtttctattttctttagtttcctatttcagttttttggaaactagagttagtttctattttcttgtaaccccatcattattataaataaaggagagggctcccattaagccccacgatttatgaatgaaaaaaataagcttgctgctatgtctctgctgggactgcagtgtgtttgatcacagtggaaggaagtggtgtttgatccattcgactccttgCAGTGGGAAGCCGGGGAGGATCTACtacaagtgttttcttcttcttcaagtattttctttattctcaaaGGTTATTTCAAGGTCTACTAATGTTCAACAACTCAACTATTTATATTTCAGATCTGCCCAGCGATAGCTAGTTCTGTGAAGAATTTTCGTATTCTGTTCTGGTCTGTTTTCTGCCCGATTGCTCTGAAATTTTTACCAGACATTCCTCCCCTCTGAGACAGAACTCGATCCAGAGTTGAGGTCTTGGTGACCAATGGATTTTAAGTTATTAgaaatctctcttttcttgtcCTGTAGTGACTTTACCAGAATAGAACCAGAATCGATTGTTCTGGGCAGTCCTATTCTGTTGCTGTAGTGTGACTAGTGTCTATTGTTGATTTGGAACTGTTATCATCCTAATACAACTGCTGATTCATTCCTATTTGGTCACTGCTGATCTGTTCTAAGTATTATCggatattttgacctaatctgtTCTGTTTTCTGAGATCGATAGATACATCTGGTTGTTCCTGATTTCTGTGGATGTTTGTTCACAATTTATGATCTGTTAAGACCCTATTCCTATATCTGATTTAGTCCTTTAATCTGGGTTATATTATGATCTCATAAATTCCAGTTTCTAGATTCGAAACTCGAGTTacaaatcttttcttttccctttattcTGATCTGTGGTATTGCTGTCCTACCTTGgttattatggttgttctttggtctacAAGCTCCTGTTGCTTGGGTCTGGTTTGATtgttcaaatctagtcctacattaggaAGGAGTTTTAAATCCTTACTTAAGAATATGAATAGAACACTCGGCACTCAAATAGAACATCAAATTGAAGGATCAACAATAGTTGAACTGTACTAGGTAAATCAACTCAGTCTTATCACAACTAAATGGGTCAGCTACCAggatcctttttctccaatcagctccATTAAACATGAATCGTACTGGGTCGGTGGTTTAAAAAACTCATCGCCAAATCAACACAAAAATGAGTACAAGTGTTAATCCGGTCATATTAAGGGTCGTCGGGTGATGGGGTTTTACAAGCTGAAGTTGGATCGGTTGCAGTAGAATGCCTTTCATTCTGGGACTAATACTAATCAGAAACCAGAAACTATTCACAGATTCCATTCCAAACACCCTCCTAGTAATTGGATGGTCGATACTTCGACTTGACGTAGTTGCCCCTCCTAATTTACTTTTAGTATATAACTTTCGACTGTAAGAAGggaaaccaaagaaaaaacaGCTACAGTCTATAAAGTATTTGATCAAGAATAGTTACTGACCTTAATGCTGTTATTGATAGATGGAAGTGGTGTGTAGTTGCGAACCTGACAGAAAAAGTTGCGAAAGTACAGCCATGTTTCAGAGAATTCTAAAAGTATACAAATTCAATATTTATAAATAGTCAAGGAAATAGCATCACAGAATTGTTAAACCATGTAAAAGCATCTATTCTTCTAGCAACAATATCTACCAAGACCAATTTATTGACAAAACATGACCAACTCATCTT from Macadamia integrifolia cultivar HAES 741 chromosome 11, SCU_Mint_v3, whole genome shotgun sequence encodes the following:
- the LOC122094001 gene encoding vacuolar protein sorting-associated protein 26A gives rise to the protein MNFLVGAFKPPCNISITFADGRTRKQVPLKKENGQTVMVPLFQSQENIVGEVSLEPFQGKKVEHNGVKIELLGQIELYFDRGNFYDFTSLVRELDVPGEIYERKRYPFEFSTVEMPYESYNGVNVRLRYILKVTISRNYVSNIVESQDFVVRNYTPLPSINNSIKMEVGIEDCLHIEFEYGKSKYHLKDVIIGKIYFLLVRIKIKNMELEIRRRESTGSGPNTYVETETLAKFELMDGAPVRGESIPIRLFLSPYELTPTYRNINNKFSVKYYLNLVIVDEEDRRYFKQQEITIYRLLETS